From the Vibrio alginolyticus NBRC 15630 = ATCC 17749 genome, one window contains:
- a CDS encoding extracellular solute-binding protein, whose translation MKKLFLASTLSALSFGAMSATLPTDLNWQTNWDEPQYGSPEAKRGGTYRTFMSSFPQTLRSVGPDANAGLRSFILDETPGLVVRHPDTLEFIPELANEWALAGDNKTVYFKLNPEAKWSDGKPVTADDFVFMLKFYRSKDILEPWYNDYYNKTIADVIKYDTHTFAVKAAKEFNPEELLLRMGALRPRPAHFYANPSKDENGDGIHDNFVRYYNFKSEPTTSAYYLDDIKKGKSVTFKHVGEDWWGYSNKYYQHRYNVDKIRITVIRDSDIAMKHFEKGKLDAFGLVLPSLWHDKSNTEPYQKGYIQKFWGYNQFPVGAGGVWMNTAMPLLDDLNIRKGITYAIDFDGMIENVMRGDYSRKPNPTGYGHGKYTLPDAKAPKFDPAKAAEAFEAAGFNKIGSDGIRVNDKGERLSFELTYGTPVHTPRIAFLREQAKLAGLDIELKLVDGSSMFKYVREKKHDLAFLDMGTSEIPTYWEYFHSVNANKPQTNSFTNYSTPELDEKIIEYRFGMDMDKKIQLGHEIQRDIIDAHVIVPGYMVPYVRYGHWRWLKFPDKPMNRMTEALFSGAIIGDGTYWIDSDIKKETKQAMKSGKAFEPVVVVDDTYKL comes from the coding sequence ATGAAGAAATTATTTTTAGCGTCCACGCTGAGCGCCCTGAGTTTTGGTGCAATGTCAGCAACGCTTCCGACTGACTTAAACTGGCAAACAAACTGGGATGAGCCTCAATATGGTTCGCCAGAAGCGAAACGTGGAGGGACTTATCGCACCTTTATGTCAAGTTTCCCGCAGACGTTACGTAGTGTTGGCCCAGACGCTAATGCAGGGCTACGTTCTTTTATCTTAGATGAAACACCAGGCTTGGTGGTCCGCCACCCAGATACTTTAGAGTTTATCCCTGAGCTTGCTAACGAGTGGGCGTTAGCAGGTGACAACAAAACGGTCTATTTCAAACTCAACCCTGAAGCCAAATGGTCGGACGGCAAACCTGTGACTGCCGACGATTTCGTGTTCATGCTGAAGTTTTATCGTTCCAAGGACATCTTGGAGCCTTGGTACAACGATTACTACAACAAAACGATTGCGGATGTTATCAAGTACGACACTCACACGTTTGCTGTTAAGGCGGCGAAAGAGTTTAATCCGGAAGAGTTGCTGTTACGAATGGGGGCCCTGCGCCCACGTCCCGCACATTTTTATGCTAACCCTTCAAAAGATGAAAATGGTGACGGTATACATGACAACTTTGTCCGCTACTACAATTTTAAAAGTGAACCAACGACCAGTGCATACTACCTAGATGACATTAAAAAAGGTAAAAGTGTTACCTTCAAACATGTCGGTGAAGACTGGTGGGGCTACAGCAATAAGTATTATCAACATCGTTATAATGTCGACAAAATCCGCATCACAGTGATTCGCGACAGTGATATCGCGATGAAGCACTTTGAGAAAGGGAAGCTGGACGCATTTGGTCTTGTTTTACCAAGCTTATGGCATGATAAATCGAATACGGAACCTTACCAAAAGGGATACATTCAAAAGTTCTGGGGTTACAACCAATTCCCAGTTGGGGCTGGTGGTGTATGGATGAACACCGCGATGCCTTTGCTGGATGATTTAAACATTCGCAAGGGCATTACTTACGCGATTGACTTTGATGGCATGATAGAGAATGTCATGCGTGGCGACTACTCCCGTAAACCGAACCCGACCGGTTATGGTCATGGTAAATACACCCTACCAGATGCTAAGGCACCGAAGTTTGATCCCGCAAAAGCGGCCGAGGCATTCGAAGCCGCAGGCTTTAACAAAATTGGTTCTGATGGTATTCGTGTTAATGATAAAGGTGAGCGCTTAAGCTTCGAGCTGACCTACGGAACACCTGTTCATACTCCTCGTATTGCATTTTTGCGTGAGCAAGCCAAGCTAGCAGGGCTGGATATTGAGCTCAAGTTAGTTGATGGCTCATCCATGTTCAAATACGTACGTGAGAAAAAGCACGATTTGGCTTTCTTAGATATGGGTACGTCTGAGATCCCAACGTATTGGGAGTACTTCCATTCAGTCAATGCGAACAAGCCGCAAACTAACTCTTTCACAAACTACAGCACGCCTGAACTGGATGAAAAGATCATCGAGTATCGTTTTGGCATGGATATGGATAAAAAGATCCAGCTAGGTCATGAGATTCAGCGTGACATCATTGATGCTCACGTTATCGTCCCAGGCTACATGGTTCCTTATGTCCGCTATGGTCACTGGCGCTGGTTAAAGTTTCCAGATAAGCCAATGAATCGCATGACAGAGGCGCTGTTCAGTGGTGCAATCATAGGCGATGGCACTTACTGGATTGATAGTGATATCAAAAAAGAAACGAAACAAGCGATGAAGTCAGGCAAAGCTTTTGAACCTGTTGTTGTCGTAGATGACACTTATAAGCTGTAA
- a CDS encoding ABC transporter ATP-binding protein: protein MENDVILSVKDLEVEFTTDDGPVKVLHGVNFDVRAGRTLGLVGESGSGKSVTSMSIMGLLPKPYGNIIKGEVNYRGTNLVDLPAEEMYAMRGDRISIIFQDPMTALNPVHTIGRQICEVLELHRPELDKKEREAYSIEMLAKVKIPMPEKRLNEYPHNLSGGMRQRVMIAMALACKPDILICDEPTTALDVTVQASILELMNELQEETGMAMIFITHDLGVVAEVCDDVAVMYGGRIVEKAEIFELFDNPQHPYTERLMGLMPSLDNEPKQMIDIKPIDASMFAS, encoded by the coding sequence ATGGAAAACGATGTAATCCTAAGTGTTAAAGATCTCGAAGTTGAATTTACCACCGATGATGGGCCAGTGAAGGTTCTGCATGGTGTGAACTTTGATGTGAGAGCTGGACGTACACTCGGTCTGGTAGGAGAGTCAGGTAGTGGTAAGAGCGTAACCTCAATGTCGATCATGGGGCTATTACCTAAGCCATATGGCAACATTATCAAAGGTGAAGTGAATTATCGCGGCACCAACCTAGTTGATTTGCCTGCGGAAGAGATGTACGCCATGCGTGGCGATCGCATTTCGATCATCTTCCAAGACCCGATGACGGCGCTCAACCCAGTGCACACCATTGGTCGTCAAATATGTGAAGTGCTTGAGCTCCATCGACCTGAGCTCGACAAAAAGGAGCGGGAGGCGTACTCGATTGAAATGCTGGCAAAAGTAAAAATTCCAATGCCAGAGAAGCGATTGAATGAGTATCCCCATAACCTATCTGGTGGTATGCGCCAGCGTGTCATGATCGCGATGGCATTGGCCTGTAAGCCGGATATTCTGATTTGTGATGAACCGACTACAGCGTTGGATGTTACGGTTCAGGCGTCTATCCTTGAACTGATGAACGAGCTTCAGGAAGAAACGGGCATGGCGATGATCTTCATCACTCACGATCTCGGGGTTGTGGCAGAAGTGTGTGATGATGTTGCCGTGATGTATGGCGGACGTATTGTCGAAAAAGCAGAAATTTTTGAGTTGTTTGATAACCCGCAGCACCCATACACAGAGCGTTTAATGGGATTGATGCCGAGCTTAGATAATGAGCCGAAGCAGATGATCGATATCAAGCCTATTGATGCCAGTATGTTTGCCAGTTAA
- a CDS encoding ABC transporter ATP-binding protein codes for MAKEVLRIENLKQHFVSGKGLFKKGYTIKAVDGVSLSVSEGETLGLVGESGCGKSTLGRTILKLYEPTEGKIFFEGKDITKLSVKEMRSLRKDMQIVFQDPMESLNQRHTIGMILEEPFVIHKIGTPTERKQWVKELLIKVGLPETAVNRYPHEFSGGQRQRIGIARAIALKPKLLICDESVSALDVSVQAQILNLLLQLQQEMNLAIIFISHDLSVVKHVSDKVAVMYFGKVVEAGSAKEIYANPQNEYTKKLLSAIPITHPKYRKKKRVAEKKQQVA; via the coding sequence ATGGCAAAAGAAGTATTAAGAATTGAAAATCTTAAGCAGCACTTTGTTTCTGGTAAAGGGCTGTTCAAGAAAGGCTACACCATCAAAGCGGTAGACGGGGTTTCACTGTCTGTTTCTGAAGGTGAAACACTGGGGCTAGTTGGTGAGTCAGGTTGTGGTAAAAGCACCCTTGGTCGCACGATCTTAAAGTTATACGAGCCAACAGAAGGTAAGATTTTCTTTGAAGGTAAAGACATCACTAAATTGTCTGTGAAAGAGATGCGATCGCTGCGTAAAGACATGCAAATCGTCTTTCAAGACCCAATGGAGTCACTCAATCAGCGTCATACCATCGGTATGATTCTGGAAGAACCGTTTGTTATTCATAAAATTGGCACGCCAACAGAGCGTAAACAATGGGTAAAAGAGCTTTTAATCAAAGTGGGATTACCAGAAACGGCAGTAAACCGTTATCCACATGAATTTTCAGGCGGGCAACGGCAGCGTATCGGTATCGCTCGCGCGATTGCATTGAAGCCTAAACTGCTGATTTGTGATGAATCGGTATCTGCGTTAGATGTGTCGGTACAGGCGCAAATCTTGAACCTATTGCTACAACTGCAACAAGAAATGAACTTGGCGATCATATTTATCTCTCACGATCTCTCGGTGGTGAAACATGTTTCTGACAAAGTTGCCGTGATGTATTTTGGCAAAGTGGTAGAAGCAGGCAGTGCTAAAGAAATTTATGCAAACCCGCAAAACGAATACACCAAAAAACTCCTATCTGCGATTCCGATCACTCACCCTAAATATCGGAAGAAAAAGCGCGTAGCTGAAAAAAAGCAGCAAGTGGCGTAA
- a CDS encoding phosphate-starvation-inducible protein PsiE, producing the protein MPSNLPKSFSRPFLRIFHILEAVLLVSITLATLYAMMQEFVHVFVEKRVLLTDILLMFIYLEVLAMVQQFVMNGKIPVRYPIYIAMMAIARYITLGMKELDAVLVVWLSLAAFILAAATLLIRIGHHYWPYVDNRTLEKDE; encoded by the coding sequence ATGCCGTCGAATTTACCGAAATCCTTTAGTCGACCTTTCCTGAGAATCTTCCATATTTTGGAGGCGGTATTATTAGTCTCTATTACCTTGGCGACGTTGTACGCCATGATGCAAGAGTTTGTGCACGTATTTGTAGAGAAGCGTGTCTTACTCACAGATATTCTGTTGATGTTTATCTATCTGGAAGTGCTCGCCATGGTGCAGCAGTTCGTGATGAACGGTAAAATTCCGGTACGCTATCCTATCTACATCGCGATGATGGCGATCGCCCGCTATATCACTCTCGGAATGAAAGAGCTGGATGCGGTTTTGGTTGTGTGGTTATCTCTGGCTGCGTTTATTTTGGCTGCGGCTACTTTGCTGATCAGAATTGGACACCATTATTGGCCCTACGTTGATAACAGAACCTTGGAAAAAGATGAGTAA
- a CDS encoding YicC/YloC family endoribonuclease, with protein MIYSMTAYARKEVKGDWGSAVWEIRSVNQRYLETYFRMPEQFRGLEPVLRERFRKRLARGKVECNLRFEANPAAKGELSINEALASQVIKAAEQVMHMTGELSRINPFQVMQWPGVMETPEQDMDAVNKVLLEAFDGAMDEFIEARAREGENMKALIEQRLDAISAEVVKVRARMPEILEWQRERLFSKFEDAKVELDPSRIEQELILLAQKSDVAEELDRLDSHVKETTNILKKGGAVGRRLDFMMQEFNRESNTLASKSISTDITASGVELKVLIEQMREQIQNIE; from the coding sequence ATGATTTACAGTATGACAGCGTATGCACGCAAAGAAGTAAAAGGCGATTGGGGTTCTGCGGTATGGGAAATCCGCAGCGTGAACCAGCGTTATTTAGAAACATACTTCCGCATGCCAGAGCAATTTCGCGGGTTAGAGCCCGTTTTACGTGAGCGCTTTCGTAAGCGCTTAGCGCGAGGCAAAGTAGAATGTAATCTGCGTTTTGAAGCAAACCCTGCCGCAAAAGGTGAGCTTAGCATCAATGAAGCGCTTGCTAGCCAGGTAATTAAAGCCGCTGAACAAGTCATGCACATGACTGGTGAACTGAGCCGAATCAATCCATTTCAAGTCATGCAATGGCCGGGGGTAATGGAAACGCCAGAGCAAGACATGGATGCAGTAAATAAAGTGCTACTAGAAGCGTTTGATGGCGCAATGGATGAATTTATTGAAGCGCGCGCTCGTGAAGGCGAGAACATGAAAGCGCTGATTGAACAGCGTTTAGACGCCATCTCTGCAGAAGTCGTAAAAGTGCGTGCCCGCATGCCAGAAATTTTAGAATGGCAACGTGAGCGACTATTCTCGAAGTTCGAAGACGCTAAAGTGGAACTGGATCCATCTCGTATCGAGCAAGAGTTGATTTTGCTAGCGCAAAAATCGGATGTTGCTGAAGAGCTCGATCGCTTGGACTCTCACGTAAAAGAAACCACAAACATTCTGAAAAAAGGTGGCGCAGTGGGTCGCCGTCTAGATTTTATGATGCAAGAGTTCAACCGTGAATCAAACACGCTAGCGTCGAAATCCATCAGCACCGACATCACCGCATCGGGCGTTGAACTGAAAGTTCTAATTGAACAGATGCGTGAGCAGATCCAAAACATTGAATGA
- the rph gene encoding ribonuclease PH, with product MRPNDRKADQVRPIKITRNYTAYAEGSVLVEFGNTKVLCNATVEESVPRWLKGQGKGWVTAEYGMLPRATHSRTRREAASGKQGGRTMEIQRLIARSLRAVVDLKAMGEFMITVDCDVIQADGGTRTASISGASVAMADAFQHLVDSGKLKANPMKGHVAAVSVGLLGDDVLCDLEYVEDSAADTDMNVVMTEEGKMIEIQGTAEGEPFSHEQLMALLESAKVGITEIVAAQKAALAN from the coding sequence ATGCGTCCAAACGATCGCAAGGCGGATCAAGTTCGCCCTATCAAAATTACTCGTAACTACACAGCTTACGCTGAAGGGTCAGTGCTAGTTGAGTTCGGTAACACCAAAGTGTTGTGTAATGCGACCGTCGAAGAATCTGTGCCACGTTGGCTAAAAGGTCAAGGTAAAGGCTGGGTTACAGCTGAATACGGCATGCTACCTCGAGCAACACATTCGCGTACTCGTCGTGAAGCGGCAAGTGGCAAACAAGGCGGCCGTACGATGGAAATTCAGCGTCTTATCGCGCGAAGCCTACGCGCTGTTGTCGACCTAAAAGCCATGGGTGAGTTCATGATCACCGTTGACTGTGACGTTATCCAAGCTGACGGTGGTACGCGTACTGCATCCATCAGCGGCGCAAGTGTTGCAATGGCCGATGCATTCCAACACCTAGTAGATAGCGGCAAGCTAAAAGCAAACCCAATGAAAGGCCACGTAGCGGCAGTTTCAGTTGGTTTGCTAGGTGATGATGTTCTGTGTGACCTTGAATACGTTGAAGATTCAGCGGCAGACACAGACATGAACGTGGTAATGACAGAAGAAGGCAAGATGATTGAAATTCAGGGCACCGCAGAAGGTGAACCGTTCAGTCACGAACAGCTGATGGCATTGCTCGAGTCGGCGAAAGTCGGCATTACGGAAATTGTCGCAGCGCAGAAGGCGGCGTTAGCCAATTGA
- the pyrE gene encoding orotate phosphoribosyltransferase, producing the protein MKAYQREFIEFALEKEVLKFGEFTLKSGRKSPYFFNAGLFNTGRDLARLGRFYAAALADSGIEFDVLFGPAYKGIPIATTTAVALADHHDIDTPYCFNRKEAKDHGEGGNLVGSALEGRIMLVDDVITAGTAIRESMEIIKANGADLAGVLVAIDRQEKGKGELSAIQEVERDFGCAIISIVSLTDLVTFLEEKGTDKEHLEAVKAYRAEYGI; encoded by the coding sequence ATGAAAGCATACCAGCGTGAATTTATTGAGTTTGCACTTGAGAAAGAAGTTCTTAAGTTTGGTGAGTTTACTTTGAAATCTGGCCGTAAAAGCCCGTACTTCTTTAACGCTGGTCTTTTCAATACTGGTCGTGACCTAGCGCGTCTTGGTCGTTTTTACGCAGCCGCGCTCGCTGATTCTGGCATTGAGTTTGATGTACTGTTTGGCCCGGCGTACAAAGGTATCCCAATCGCGACGACAACAGCAGTCGCGCTGGCGGATCACCACGATATCGACACGCCTTACTGCTTCAACCGTAAAGAAGCGAAAGATCACGGCGAAGGCGGTAACCTTGTAGGCTCTGCGCTTGAAGGTCGAATCATGCTAGTGGATGACGTAATCACAGCAGGTACTGCGATTCGTGAATCGATGGAAATCATCAAGGCGAATGGTGCAGACCTTGCTGGTGTGTTGGTTGCGATTGACCGCCAAGAAAAAGGCAAAGGTGAATTGTCTGCGATCCAAGAAGTGGAGCGTGACTTTGGTTGTGCAATCATCTCGATCGTTAGCCTGACTGACCTTGTGACTTTCCTTGAAGAGAAAGGCACAGACAAAGAGCATCTAGAAGCAGTCAAAGCATACCGCGCAGAATACGGCATTTAA
- a CDS encoding Kdo(2)-lipid IV(A) acyltransferase, producing the protein MSKDKYTQPEFSLSLLHPRNWGVWLGFGLLAILVNILPYRLLLSLGRSLGKLGMRYGKKRVHVAQRNLELAFPDKTPEEIQHIVEENFKNTGMALIETGITWFWPTWRFKNLIVEKDLGALREKAKEGKGVLLCCVHALNLEITARAFAVLGVAGYGAFRPHNNPAYNFIQYWGRTHNGNKLIDRKDVKKMIRVLRSGERLFYLPDHDYGRKKSVFVPFFAVDNACTTTGTSILAYTSKCAIIPGSGFRNDEGKYDIIADKCIEADYPQKDEVAAAAYMNKYVEEVILRAPEQWMWLHKRYKTMQDEHVEKGIRYK; encoded by the coding sequence ATGAGTAAAGACAAATACACGCAGCCCGAGTTTTCTCTTTCACTTCTTCACCCTCGTAACTGGGGCGTATGGCTTGGTTTTGGTCTGTTGGCCATCCTCGTCAATATTCTTCCTTATCGGCTGCTGCTTTCATTAGGTCGTTCACTCGGTAAACTTGGCATGCGCTACGGTAAAAAGCGTGTCCACGTTGCTCAGCGTAACTTAGAATTGGCCTTTCCAGACAAAACACCTGAAGAGATTCAACATATTGTTGAAGAGAACTTCAAAAATACTGGTATGGCACTGATAGAAACCGGAATCACTTGGTTCTGGCCGACTTGGCGCTTTAAAAACCTGATCGTCGAGAAAGATCTCGGCGCACTGCGTGAAAAAGCCAAAGAAGGTAAAGGCGTCCTACTTTGTTGTGTCCATGCTCTAAATCTAGAGATCACTGCGCGTGCTTTCGCCGTGTTAGGCGTGGCCGGGTACGGCGCGTTTCGTCCACATAATAATCCTGCTTATAACTTTATCCAGTATTGGGGACGGACACATAACGGCAATAAACTGATTGATCGTAAAGATGTAAAAAAGATGATTCGTGTTTTACGCAGCGGTGAGCGTCTGTTCTATTTACCGGATCACGATTACGGTCGCAAAAAATCAGTATTTGTGCCCTTCTTTGCCGTAGACAATGCGTGTACGACAACAGGCACGAGCATTCTGGCGTATACCTCAAAATGTGCGATCATCCCAGGCTCAGGGTTTCGCAATGACGAAGGGAAATACGACATCATCGCCGATAAGTGCATTGAAGCCGATTATCCACAAAAAGACGAAGTCGCCGCTGCCGCTTATATGAACAAGTATGTGGAAGAAGTCATTCTACGCGCTCCAGAGCAATGGATGTGGCTCCATAAACGCTATAAAACCATGCAAGATGAGCATGTCGAGAAAGGCATTCGCTATAAGTAA